The genomic segment GCTGAGGGAACGGGTTGATCTGCATCCCACCTTCGACGAGAAGTTGGAGCGCTACCTCCAGAACCGGAACATCATTGCGCATCGGCTAAATGATGTGCCGGGCGGTTTTGACCTGCATTCCGATGAAGGCCGAGGGAGGCTAAAGGCTTTCCTGCTCCAGTACATTGAGGATGGCCACACCGTCAGCATGGTTTTTCTGGGCATTTTGCGCGGATGAGCGAGCCAACAGGGCATTGATATTCCAAATGAGCATCATCTGAGCCAGCGAATGCAGGATCACCTCGATGCCAATGTTATGCCAAATTTGGACGCTTTTATCAGATCTAAATAACACCCCTGAGTACTATTATAAAGCGCTCAGGTACACCACTAGGAACAGGCGGCGATTCGAAAAAAAACGGCCATCAGTGTGTGCTGATAGCCGTTTCTCACCTGGTTTTGGCCCGGGCCGGCGACATCATCAGTCGCAAGGTTGGCCGAAAGAAGTGCCACGAACATCGTTTGCTTCGTGGCAGATCCGGGCAACCTCCAACATCGCTTTCAGTGCTCGCTCCTCCGTTTCCTTGGTGGCGAATGCAATCATAAACCCGTGAAGCAAGCCTGCCAGCATTGCCCCGCTGTCAGCGACGTTACGGTTCCCAGCCACAGTAGAAAACTGCTCGAGGAGAGCTGGCGGGGCCTTTTGCAGAAATTCCTGGCCGAGCGATTTTCCAATGCTCGCAGCATGGGCGCATTGGTGAGCCAAAACTTCTTCAGGCAACATTGGTGTGCCGTCATGATGCTCGAAGGCCGCCTTCACATGACTGCGGCCGTGGATGCCGGCGGCTATACTTTCAGCACCCTGCCGGATCTTCTCAACTGCAATACGGGCAATGTTGATATCTGATTGCGTGTCATCCATGACGGCTGCCACCAGGCGCTCATCGACGTTCTCATTCATATTCATTTGATCCTCCGTTGATAGTTATTTACCTCCATTTCACGTTCTCATTCAATTCTCAAAACCCAAGCTTTAGGTTCGCAAACCAACCGCATAAAAAAAAGGCCGGGGTAACCGGCCTTGATCTTGAGCATCATCGTGAGCTCGCGAATCACTGGGTCCGCCAAGATTCCACTGCGTCTTGGCCATATTCCTTCTTCCACTCCTTCAGCGCTTTGTGGTTGCCGCCCTTGGTCTCAACAAGCTCACCGGTGTTTGGGTTTCGGTAGATTTTGACTACTCGTGGAGCACGAGTCTTGGCCGGCTCGAGGCCTTCCTTTTTACGGTAGTCTGGGTCAAGAATCGCAATGATCTCACCCAGGTGTTTCCCATACTCCGACATTAAGACGCGGAGCTTTTTCTCGAACTCCATTTCTTTCACAAGGGATTCATTACCGCTCAGCTTTTCCAACCGTACCTGAAGCTCCTTGATGGCTTCCTCAGTTGCGCGGTACTCGTTAATCAGGGACATCTTGTCTCCTTGGGTTAGGTTTATATCATTGAGCCTTGATGGGGCTGCAGGGAAGCTTGGCAAGTCTGGTTTAGATCATGCCTACCGATGAAAGGAATGCATAGCCTGCGAGGAAGCCAGCGCAAGGCCAGAAAGCGTAGAACTGAATATTGGCGCTCAATTTATTTTCCATGCTGTTCAAGAGAGTTGACCCTCTTCCTCCAAACGGTTAATTTCGACAATCACGCACTGCATATTCTCGATGGCGGCTTCTGCAGCTTTTCGAGCCTTACCAAACAGTATTTCCTTACCTTCAAGCAGAGTGTCTAGGCGATTATTCTCTCGACGGAGCTGCTTGGCGATGGAGTCGAAATCCTGACCCTCCGGAGGTTTTACTCCCTGAAGTTTAAATTCCATCGCCTGTGATTGCTTCAACATCAGTTCTCTAACAACGCTGCGCTGAGTGTCACTTTGCTCGTCAAAACCGGTGATGCTGCTGAGAATCTTTACGGCTGCTTTTGTACTAGCTAACGCTTTTGGGCCTAACTCTTATGTCCCTGGTCTGAGCCGCTGCCTGGTCAGTCTTTGCTCCAGAGCCATCATCGGTGCTCGATGGAGAGTTTTCAGCACCAGCTAGGCGATCGGGATTCTGTCCCGAGATATCTTCATCGCTATTCTGCAGTGTCTGAAGAGAGCGCACGTCGCCTATTGGACTTACGTTTCTTGAATCTGCATCGTCGACGTCAAATCCTGACTCATTGCTGCTATCCCCACCGAAGAGGTTAGGGCCAAAATCCATAACGGTTTCGTCCTGGGACGTTTGCATGTGGGTATTCCTTTCAGTGCGGGCTTTTATCCATCAAAACACCCGACCAGGAAATCCCAACCCTCACGCTTCTACGGAGTATTTGGATTGCATTTTGGCCTTCACTCGGAGTTCCAGTCTTTTCGCTACATCCACGACAAAAGCCAAGAACTGAAGATCTAAGCCTTCCTCAACCTCGTTCATGATGTCGTCTGCTACACCATCTGCTTCTCTACCAAATTGCATGCTAGCATCTGCCATTTCGAAAAGCAGTTGAGCTGCAGGTTTTCTTCCAAACATATAAAAAACATCCGATTCCTGCTCAACAGCTCCAACCAGTTTTTGAGGAGTATCCGATGTAGGCTCCACATCTTCTTCGTCTTCAAGTGGTACAGAAGGAGGCAAGCTTCCCGCGTTCTCTGATTGCGGGTTGGCATTTTTGGGTGTACCAGATGTTGGCCTCCCCTCCTCTCTCTTGTCTTTAGCTGCTCTACGAATGGCCTTAGGCCCGCGACTACATAGCTCTTTCTGTGTCTCTTTATTCAGCTTCGCTACCTGTTCAGCCGCGGAGACGCTGACTTTGCCGGCCTTGACTGCATCCGGTAACTCGTGGGTACCGTCACGGACAACTTTACAGGCTGATGACACCGAGCGTGGACTGATACCCAATACCTTCGCTGCCTGCTCAATGGCCATTTTAGCCGCTTCCAACTTTTGCCCGGCGGCATTCTCCAGATCAACCGTTACAGCACTGCTCCCTCGTAGGGAGGACAGCTCTGCAGCGATCAGTGCCCGCTGTGCAATCGTGAGCTGCCTGCGATACAGGTTTAGGGAGAGGACGTACCCCAGGGCATCATCTCCTCTGTACTCCTCTTGCAAGGGTTCGAGGAGCAGATCTTTGCAAACTCGGTATCGATTACGTCCATCAAGGATCTTCCCTTCATACAGAACGATCGGCTCGCGCTACCCGTTTGTATCGATGTCATCAAGCAGGGCCTGGTACTCATCACCAATGATGAGCGGAAAAAGCTGGGTGTATTCGTGAAACTCCAGATCATAGGTTTGCATATGCAGCTTCTCGTTCCATGTTCTATCAAGAAACGATAAACCGAGTCAAAATCGAATTGACGCTTTTTCAGGCAGTTTTCGCGTCAGAATTTGAGCAGCGTCATTTTCAGTGGAGCGTCACTTTCTAGACAAAAAAAACCCTGCTGTTTTAAGCAGGGATCGTGACCGCCAGAATACCAGGACAAAACTCTAGATAAATTTTATACCTTATCTTGCAGTTGGCTTATTAGTTCCTCGAGCGCCTCTTGATCTGGCTTTGTATCAACAAATCTAAGCGATTTATCTGAAAGGACTTCCATGACACCCCATTTCAGTTCATGTAAATCCTGGCCCGGCTCCGGTGGAGTCTCCCAATAGGGAAAGCTTCTGACTACATGAGGCGGAATCTTTGTGATCATGGCTGAATCTCAGTATTTTCTGTCAAGGCAAAGGCTGAATGCTAGATGGTGTATAAATATACAGTCCTGAATATCACTAAATACGGCGTCAAAAGTTCGTCATTTCAGCCAGCAAAAGGATTTCAGAACGGCAACACCTATAAAAAGTTGTCTCATAGCACAGCATAAGCTAGGGCCATGCCTACAGCAAACGTTAGGGCTTTACAGACCGATTAAGCCTTGACAAGTTTCATTAATTTGACGCTTTTCAATTTGCTCAGACCGTCGGTATTTTGATCCATCAAATGGGTCCAAAGCGGCCTTGCTATCAAAAGCATAGGTCATTACCACGGTTATTAGCCGCGATGCTAAGGTGATCCCTTATGCAGCATTGCACACCTTGGGCTGGGCTTGGGACTGTCGGCTTATCCTACACGGGGTCCGATCCCTGGCAACAATATCTACACACAGCAAAGATAATTCAAAGCTGATACTGCACCTACCTACGCACAGTCACTCACCACAACCTTCGGGTCAAGCCAGCCCTGCCTACTCACCTCACCCAGCGCCACTTCCAGCTCTGGGATCGAGGAAATATCACAAGACACCTTAGGCTTCTTGCCCTTCCGGTCTGTAGGCAGTTCCAGTATGACCTGCATCGGATTCAGCAGCGAGACCTGGAACTTCATGCTCGGTAGCCCGGCGAAGATAATACAAATCTTCGAAAGGGACACCTCGGCGTAGGCTTGCCGAGCTTCCCCGTCGTGCTCATAAGCCAGTGAGATGCTGTGTTTGGTTGAAGTGCTCATAGATAACCCCTGGCGTTTGTTCAACGCAAATTTGCGTGACACTAAGTGCTTTGTTCTGGGCCCGCGCCTCATTTCGGATGAACCTGTCTTCGCTGCTCAGCATGTGAATCCGTGCTGGGGCCGAGCACTTAAGCCAGTGCTCGGCTATCACTGAAAACAGCTCGATACGGCTCAGGCCGAGCAAATGCTCAGGCTCTATCTTTGGAAGCCGTGTGAAGGTGGTGAATCGTGTTTGCCGTTGCACCACACTGTGTTTTGGTTGCGCGACTGCGGTTGCCATATATCCCTATCTCGAAATCTTAAAAACCATATTCTGTCATGGCACTTAGCCTTCGTGTTCATGTTTTCTAACCAGATTCGCGTCTGAAATATTTAGTAACATAAATAATGATTATCATTCGCCAGAAATTAGAGAGCGATCGATTCCTTTCAGAAATGCTTCAAATTGTTCTGCCAGGCGTTTCGCGTCTACGGATTTCTCACACCGTAGTTCCACCTTCTTTCCATCTACGCGGACACGACCTATTCCACTGATCTCAACATCGGTGAACTTGTCGGTGGGGCCTTTCTGATTTTGCGACGCTATTTCCTTTGCTACCCATCGCAACGCATGTTCCTGCGTCCATTTATGCTCACGCATAGACGTTACAGCTTTCAAAAGTAACGCCGGAGCAGTACTGCTGAACTGAACGAAGTCTTTCGCCCATTTTCCACCTATCAGTGATGGAATTTCGTCCAGCATCTGACGTACTTCCTTTGGGAGATCCATGAGTAGTAGACACCTACTAATTACCGAGTGGTTCACCCCTACTCGCCTAGCAAGACCTCGAATCGAACGCTCACCCTTGGAAGCTAGAATTGATGAATATGACTTGCCCCGTTCGTATTCGGTGAGCGTTTCCTGCCCTTCGTTGTCTGTCAGGGCGAGGATTTGCGCCATTGCGTCATCCATTTCACGCACATGTGACGTAATCGTTTCCCGGCCGAGTAGTTTGTGTGCTCTCCATCTGCGCTCGCCACCAACCAGCTCAAAGGAGCCGTCTCCTAAAGGGCGGACGGTGATTGGCTTGACCAACCCAACAGATGCAATGGACTCGGATAGTTCTTCAATCGCGCTTTCGCTGAAAGTGAGCCGCGGCTGAAATGGTGATACGCGTATTTTCTCGGTGGGAATCTCAGCGATTACCCCACTTTCCGTCACCTGGTTACTGCTATCACTGGCAAGCCCTTTTCTGGTACCCGTGCTTTCACTCGGCTTCGCAAGCTGGCCAACCTCAGCGGCTTCTGACTGTTTCTGAGCCAGCATCTCTTTTACCGAAATTCTCAAATTCGGTTCAGGCAATTCTGCAGGCGCCCGTTTCACGCCCGACATCCAGGTTGGCGCTTTTTTGGGGTTCCCTGGGAAATCCTCTGACTTAGCCATTTTTTCTCCTTCTATCAACCTTGGTCTTGTGCAATTTCTGTACGGGTGGTGCTCAGAGCACCATTCAGAAACGCGCCTTAAAAAAATGGTGCTCGGAGCACCATTGTCCTAGTTACTTCAGGTGGTGCTCCGAGCACCAATTGCCTGAAATCTACAGTGGTGCTCGGAGCACCGTTTACTGGGATGCAAAATCGCGAACCTTTTTAAGCACCTCGCTGAACACAGATCGCATGGAATCAATGGTCTTGTTGGTTGCACCTTTCCACACAATAAGGGGAACACCTTGGTCTAGCGCCTTACCATAGTCTTCTGAATAGTAGAGCTTTTCGTCAGCTACCCGACCAGGGAACAGATCATTCAAGACTACTAGGTTATTCAGAATGCGCTTACGGTTACGGATGAACATCGTTGGTATTGCCAGAACCACTGGAGAACGACGATAAGCCTTAGCAAAACGAACCATCCATTCATTCAAACGCATGAGTGCACGGAAGGAAAATTTATCCATCCGGACCGGGCAAATAACGAAGTCACTTGCAACGATCGAGTTTTTAGTGAGGCGAGAAGCAGTAGGGGCGTTATCAAACAGAATGACGTCGTAGGTCGACGTATCAATGCCCAGAATTTCGCCATTCCTCGCACGCTCTAACCAATCTGCGTACCAAAAATCCATATTGTTCTCTGAGTCCAATGCGACGACCAAATCCTCAAGATAGGCGTCAGCAGGGATAAGATGAGGACCGTTATCACCGAAGGGTTTTTTTACAACTTGCTCAAAGGTCAACGATTCAAATTGGCGACTTCTGAGTTCTGGGCTCAGCAGGTTTCCAAAGTTTCCTTCCACATATCGGTCTGGTGGGATACCCATAGTCTCTAGGTCAGATCTTGCCAGATCCGGGTCATACCCCAGTTCACTTGATGAATCACCTTGTGGGTCATTATCGATGATAAGAACTCGGAGGCCTTGCATCTGAAGGGAGATTGCAAGGTTGACCGTCACTGTGGTTTTACCAGTGCCGCCCTTTGGAACAAAGGTTGAAATAACTACCTGCCGTGATAGCCCTTTTGCCTGTCCCTTTGTTCTGCGGATCGCAGCAATGTCAAAGATGTCACTCAGCGTGTAAGCGCGAGTTGGGACAGTTCCGCGCGCAATCCGGCGGATTTCAAGACCGTTTTCATCTTCAATATCTTGTAGACGACGAGTCGTTAACCCGAAGCAATCGGCAGCGAATTTGGGTGGGTAGAGGAGGGTGGAGAAATCAGTGTAGTAAACCGATTCCTCTTCAAACTGCTCGCTTGGCTGCTGCATGAAAATCCCTGCATTTGTTGAATACAGGTTAATCATAATCCTTAAAGCTGCATTTTCAAGAAGAAAACACGGTTGAAGGCTTTTTTTTGCCCACAAAACCGAACTTTAACCCCTTAAAGGGAGATAGAAATTCGGCTTATTTTAGTTTTTTTAGTGGCATACCCGAATTGATCATTGGGTAAAAAGGGAAGGGCATCTGTATTTCGGTCAGGCGTATTGCTTCTGAGCTACGGTGCGAGCGTGTTTGAAATCCGCACTGATGTAGTTCACGGTGAACTGAGAATCCAGTGGGTGCGATTCAACAATCACCTCAGTAGTCCCGGAAATGAAGGCTACATTTTCAGACGCTAGGCTCGACTCATCACCGGCAACCTTTAGGGTTTTGCGTAAACCTTCAAGAACCTCCTCAAGATGTAGCTTGTCCGCTTTCACCGTTGCTACATCCAGGACTCCTGTGGAGTTAAAAGCTAGCTGAATGTCAGTAATGCCCTCGAGATTGATCTCCCACTCTGAAAGGTTTACCACCGGTCCACCTGTGTATGAGGTACCGATCTTGTCAATGATGGTGTAGTTCTGCTGTATCTCCACGATCGTTGTAAGGCCAACGGCTAGGCTTGTTGTCTCCGGCGCTACAGCGGCCATGCTTAGCAGATAGGGTGCTACGCCCGCGAAAGCAGCAGTATTCATTGGGTTCCTCCAGGTCATGTTCGATTGGGAATATTTTCTACTCCCCTTCCTGAAGAATGTGCTGCTTTTGAACCGTAATATGGTCTGAAAAGCCTGCAGTTTTTGAGTTCGAAAACGGTCTCGTACTCTAATTCTCAAGTTCAGCTAATCAGCGTTTTACTTTTAAAAGCCTTTTAATTGTTTTTCTCTTGTTGTTCTCTTGTTTTTAGAAGGCTGGAGCCCTTATTCCACGTGGCCTCCAGAGGATCATCGACTACAAATTACGGTATTGCGACTACAGATTCCGGCATTGCGACTACGGATTCCGGCTGACGCGACTACAGATTCCGGCTGACACGACTACAGATTCCGGCCGTTATCCACAGGCCCATTACGCGCCTAGCCGCTACCTAACGACTACAGATTCCGGCTTGGTGATTGGGCGCATAGCATGAGGCTGAAGTTTAGTGGCTCGAATTCAAACCAATTTAGGCGCTGAAATTAACTTTCCCAGCTTTTTCGGCTTAAAAGTCCGTCCAACTTACTGTTTTTTATGAATTTTATTTATTTTTTGAAGCGGCCTTGACGATTTGCAAGGTTTCTGGCCGATTTTGGACAGGACAATGTTGAGAGCTTGGATCGTGTCCACCACAGAAGTTATCGACTACAGATTACGGCTACGATTTTCCAGGAAATACAACGATACGACTACAGATTACGGCTCAGATTTGCCAAGCAATACAACGATACGACTACAGATTACGGCTGCGATTTGCCAGGGAATACAACGATACGACTACAGATTACGGCTGACCGAGGACAATAGATTGCGTGAGATTCCGGTTAAAAAACAAGCTAACGACTACAGATTACGGCTGTTGATTAGCCATTCAGGAATCAAACGACTACAAATTACGGCTATTGGGAAACCCGGCAAACCTTGCATCGACTACAAATTACGGCTGCCAACTATCGACTACAGGGCTCACTGTAGTGCGACTTAATGAGTTTTGCTCCAGCTAGAAGCCCCGGTTCTATTGGGCTCTGGAGATAAGTCACTCTAAAGCTATCGACTACAGGTGTTTCTCTGTGTAGGGTTCGGTTATCAACCGTAGGGCCAACTATGTCCAACTTACCCAAACCTTCCAAGGCG from the Pseudomonas antarctica genome contains:
- a CDS encoding histone-like nucleoid-structuring protein, MvaT/MvaU family; the protein is MSLINEYRATEEAIKELQVRLEKLSGNESLVKEMEFEKKLRVLMSEYGKHLGEIIAILDPDYRKKEGLEPAKTRAPRVVKIYRNPNTGELVETKGGNHKALKEWKKEYGQDAVESWRTQ
- a CDS encoding ParA family protein, which encodes MQQPSEQFEEESVYYTDFSTLLYPPKFAADCFGLTTRRLQDIEDENGLEIRRIARGTVPTRAYTLSDIFDIAAIRRTKGQAKGLSRQVVISTFVPKGGTGKTTVTVNLAISLQMQGLRVLIIDNDPQGDSSSELGYDPDLARSDLETMGIPPDRYVEGNFGNLLSPELRSRQFESLTFEQVVKKPFGDNGPHLIPADAYLEDLVVALDSENNMDFWYADWLERARNGEILGIDTSTYDVILFDNAPTASRLTKNSIVASDFVICPVRMDKFSFRALMRLNEWMVRFAKAYRRSPVVLAIPTMFIRNRKRILNNLVVLNDLFPGRVADEKLYYSEDYGKALDQGVPLIVWKGATNKTIDSMRSVFSEVLKKVRDFASQ
- a CDS encoding ParB/RepB/Spo0J family partition protein; the encoded protein is MAKSEDFPGNPKKAPTWMSGVKRAPAELPEPNLRISVKEMLAQKQSEAAEVGQLAKPSESTGTRKGLASDSSNQVTESGVIAEIPTEKIRVSPFQPRLTFSESAIEELSESIASVGLVKPITVRPLGDGSFELVGGERRWRAHKLLGRETITSHVREMDDAMAQILALTDNEGQETLTEYERGKSYSSILASKGERSIRGLARRVGVNHSVISRCLLLMDLPKEVRQMLDEIPSLIGGKWAKDFVQFSSTAPALLLKAVTSMREHKWTQEHALRWVAKEIASQNQKGPTDKFTDVEISGIGRVRVDGKKVELRCEKSVDAKRLAEQFEAFLKGIDRSLISGE